The Coregonus clupeaformis isolate EN_2021a chromosome 6, ASM2061545v1, whole genome shotgun sequence genome has a segment encoding these proteins:
- the LOC123485702 gene encoding mucin-5AC-like produces the protein MDIPDDSRTSFTVTTENTDRGTTESYTRSDATPIESTFTHGPDITGRISETQSETVTPYIPSVSRSSGSSGELYDLERNTTVHLRQPVTLRLTVTDTTDETRILFSGEAPAEPETSTGAVQSLLTDPNVTPMMDSPRSPPREPEIHTATDPDSQTTFTAVTTTEREQDEITFHTTQRIKSPRLPAGSTIISRQQIHIIPPKNGRGGGGRGGRRRNYPGRRRFIKPNRITDIQSILNKLKQPTTVKKRGNNTVSYTMELTTDCDCDEDGKKKTGGQRVITPTTSPKSPKVPSSSLGRTERPISTTLDTPTTTYSTEAPTTTTQPTLTHSQSRGEVSSGYMTSADAPESDPTHDPMTSTTDEPTTSTTVTTTTASKVVHAKINWGRVFGNKARQKEKLNRLRKPAWPTTTTTEGSTTVQPTTTTTTALPTQRSLAEPVTESPSRAGKHRETPEGSSDDDYGDSWPDSEASTTPQPATSRGTTAPAYDYRSSTTTESSP, from the exons ATGGATATCCCAGATGACAGTCGGACTAGTTTCACTGTAACAACAGAAAACACTGACAGAGGCACGACAGAGTCATACACCCGGTCAGACGCCACACCCATCGAGTCCACATTCACCCACGGCCCCGACATCACAGGAAGAATCAGTGAAACTCAGAGTGAGACAGTCACACCATACATCCCCAGTGTCAGTAGGTCTAGTGGGTCTAGTGGTGAGTTGTACGATCTGGAGAGGAACACGACAGTACATCTGAGGCAACCCGTCACCCTCCGCCTCACAGTGACCGACACCACAGACGAGACCCGGATCCTGTTCTCCGGAGAAGCACCTGCAGAACCGGAGACCTCCACCGGGGCGGTGCAATCGCTCCTCACCGACCCCAACGTCACCCCCATGATGGACAGTCCCAGATCACCCCCCAGAGAGCCTGAGATCCACACAGCCACTGACCCAGACAGCCAGACCACCTTCACTGCGGTCACCACCACCGAGAGAGAGCAGGATGAGATCACTTTCCACACCACCCAGAGGATCAAGTCCCCCCGTCTGCCTGCAGGCTCCACCATCATCTCCCGCCAGCAGATCCACATCATCCCCCCTAAGAATGGCcgaggaggaggtggaagaggggGCCGGAGGAGGAACTACCCTGGCAGGAGGAGGTTCATCAAGCCCAACCGGATCACAGACATCCAGTCCATCCTGAATAAACTCAAACAGCCCACCACGGTGAAGAAGCGAGGCAACAACACAGTGTCCTACACTATGGAGCTGACCACAG ACTGTGACTGTGATGAAGATGGGAAGAAGAAGACAGGTGGTCAGCGGGTCATCACACCAACAACATCGCCTAAATCACCCAAAGTCCCTAGCTCCTCTCTAGGAAGAACAGAGAGGCCCATCTCTACAACACtggacactcccaccaccacatACTCAACAGaggcccccaccaccaccacccagcccACCCTCACTCACTCTCAGTCCAGAGGTGAGGTATCCAGCGGCTACATGACCTCCGCTGACGCCCCAGAGTCTGACCCAACACATGACCCTATGACGAGCACAACAGATGAACCAACAACCTCCACCACCGTCACAACCACAACCGCCTCCAAGGTCGTCCATGCTAAGATAAACTGGGGCAGGGTGTTTGGGAACAAGGCGAGGCAGAAGGAGAAACTCAACAGGTTACGTAAGCCAGCCtggcccaccaccaccaccacagaggGCTCAACAACAGTCCAACCCACAACTACAACCACAACCGCACTGCCCACCCAGCGGTCTCTGGCTGAACCTGTGACAGAGTCACCGTCTAGAGCAGGTAAACACAGAGAGACCCCAGAGGGCTCATCAGACGATGACTATGGGGATTCATGGCCTGACTCTGAGGCCTCGACCACACCCCAGCCTGCCACTAGCCGTGGAACTACAGCCCCAGCCTATGACTACAGGTCCTCCACCACCACAGAGTCTTCCCCCTGA